One window of the Peptacetobacter hiranonis genome contains the following:
- a CDS encoding nucleotidyltransferase, with protein MNITGLIVEYNPFHNGHIYHLQKSLEKTNADASIAVMSGNFIQRGEPALFDKFSRAKAAVESGVDLVVELPSIYASQSAELFAKGSVSLLNSLGCVNSICFGSEEGNIDALYLIASILCLEPQDFKKKLSSYLGEGMLFPTARNKALFDYINSPDFSFGDNFNDIDLSEERLNDILSSSNNILGIEYIKQLISLKSDIKPFTIGRIHSEYNSEEISGNINSATAVRKKLYEIISSKENNSSDIDELIKSIQTSTDITNSIPESTLNMITSNIEKGFLPMYPEYFFETLISTIIRDKKNLESYFDISEGIENKIFKAALVAKDYDELLNLVKSKRYTMTRIKRCLNNILLGITKDDMELAKGINTIPYVRILAFNSKGREIIREIKKSSEIKIINKFSEVEHFMDDKNFKFLIENDIKCTDIYNTIYYKKNRPLLKGSMDYFIKPIYVR; from the coding sequence ATGAATATAACTGGCTTAATAGTCGAATACAATCCGTTTCACAACGGTCATATATATCATTTACAAAAGTCTTTAGAAAAAACAAACGCCGATGCATCAATCGCAGTTATGAGTGGAAATTTTATACAAAGAGGTGAACCTGCTTTATTTGATAAATTTTCAAGAGCAAAGGCTGCTGTTGAATCTGGTGTAGATTTGGTTGTAGAACTACCATCAATCTACGCATCTCAAAGTGCAGAACTTTTTGCCAAAGGATCTGTTTCTCTTTTAAATTCTCTAGGCTGTGTAAATTCAATTTGTTTCGGAAGTGAGGAGGGAAATATCGACGCTTTATATCTAATAGCCTCTATACTTTGCCTAGAGCCTCAGGATTTTAAAAAAAAACTATCTTCATACCTAGGTGAAGGAATGTTATTCCCTACTGCTAGAAACAAGGCGTTATTTGATTATATAAATTCTCCAGATTTTTCATTTGGAGATAATTTTAATGATATTGATTTATCTGAAGAAAGATTAAACGATATTTTAAGCTCTTCAAACAATATTTTAGGAATTGAATACATAAAGCAACTAATATCATTAAAAAGCGATATAAAGCCTTTTACAATAGGAAGAATTCATTCTGAATACAATTCAGAGGAAATATCCGGAAACATAAATTCCGCAACTGCAGTAAGAAAAAAACTGTATGAAATAATATCATCTAAAGAAAATAATTCATCAGATATCGACGAATTAATTAAATCAATACAAACTTCTACAGATATAACTAATTCTATTCCGGAATCTACTTTAAATATGATTACTTCAAATATAGAAAAAGGATTTTTACCGATGTATCCTGAGTACTTTTTTGAAACACTTATATCAACTATAATAAGGGATAAAAAGAATTTAGAATCGTATTTTGATATATCTGAAGGAATAGAAAACAAAATATTTAAAGCTGCACTTGTTGCGAAAGATTACGATGAGTTACTAAACTTAGTCAAATCTAAAAGATACACAATGACTAGAATAAAAAGATGCCTAAACAACATACTCCTAGGAATTACAAAAGACGACATGGAGCTTGCAAAAGGAATAAACACTATACCATATGTAAGAATACTAGCATTTAATTCAAAAGGACGAGAAATAATAAGAGAAATAAAAAAATCATCTGAAATAAAAATAATAAACAAATTCTCAGAAGTAGAACACTTCATGGACGACAAAAACTTCAAATTCTTAATAGAAAACGACATAAAATGCACTGACATATACAACACAATTTACTACAAAAAAAATAGACCCCTCCTAAAAGGGTCTATGGATTACTTTATAAAACCAATATACGTAAGATAA
- a CDS encoding acetate/propionate family kinase translates to MKVLVLNCGSSSLKYQLIDMENESVLCKGLVERIGIEGSVLKHEKEGLAEKYVVEQPMKDHKDAIKLVLDAVVDEKVGAVKDMKEIDAVGHRVVHGGEKFACSAVITPEVEEALKECIDLAPLHNPANLMGIDACRAILPDVPMVGVFDTAFHQTMPKSSFLYGLPYELYTKYGVRRYGFHGTSHNYVSKKAAEMLGKDIKDLKIVTCHLGNGASIAAVDGGKCVDTSMGFTPLEGLIMGTRCGDIDPAILPFLMRKEGLDADGLDKLMNKESGVYGMTGISSDFRDIESAANEGNELAQATLDAYVKKVQKYIGAYAAEMNGLDAVVFTAGVGENGIGIRAEIASNMEFLGMKLDAEANNVRGKETVISTEDSKVKMLLIPTNEELMIARDTLALVK, encoded by the coding sequence ATGAAAGTATTAGTTTTAAACTGCGGTAGTTCATCATTAAAATATCAGTTAATAGATATGGAAAATGAATCAGTTTTATGTAAAGGTTTAGTTGAAAGAATAGGGATAGAAGGTTCTGTTCTTAAACACGAAAAAGAAGGTTTAGCAGAAAAATATGTTGTTGAACAGCCAATGAAAGACCACAAAGATGCTATAAAACTTGTATTAGATGCTGTTGTTGACGAAAAAGTTGGAGCAGTTAAAGATATGAAAGAAATAGATGCAGTAGGTCACAGAGTTGTTCACGGTGGAGAAAAATTCGCTTGTTCAGCAGTAATAACACCAGAAGTAGAAGAAGCTTTAAAAGAATGTATAGACTTAGCTCCTCTACACAACCCAGCAAACTTAATGGGAATAGATGCTTGTAGAGCAATATTACCAGATGTTCCAATGGTAGGTGTATTTGATACAGCATTCCATCAGACAATGCCTAAATCATCATTCTTATATGGACTTCCATACGAATTATACACAAAATACGGAGTAAGAAGATACGGATTCCACGGTACTTCTCACAACTACGTATCTAAAAAAGCAGCAGAAATGCTAGGAAAAGATATAAAAGATCTTAAAATAGTAACTTGCCACTTAGGAAACGGTGCTTCTATAGCAGCTGTAGATGGTGGAAAATGTGTAGATACTTCTATGGGATTCACTCCACTTGAAGGTTTAATAATGGGAACTAGATGTGGTGACATAGACCCAGCTATATTACCATTCTTAATGAGAAAAGAAGGATTAGACGCAGATGGTCTTGATAAATTAATGAACAAAGAATCTGGTGTATACGGAATGACTGGTATATCTTCAGACTTCAGAGATATAGAATCAGCAGCTAACGAAGGAAATGAATTAGCTCAGGCTACTTTAGATGCTTACGTTAAAAAAGTTCAGAAATACATAGGTGCTTATGCAGCAGAAATGAACGGATTAGACGCAGTTGTATTCACAGCTGGTGTTGGTGAAAACGGAATAGGAATAAGAGCTGAAATAGCTTCTAACATGGAATTCTTAGGAATGAAATTAGACGCAGAAGCTAACAACGTTAGAGGAAAAGAAACTGTAATATCTACAGAAGACTCTAAAGTTAAAATGTTATTAATACCAACTAACGAAGAATTAATGATAGCTAGAGATACATTAGCATTAGTAAAATAA
- the mscL gene encoding large conductance mechanosensitive channel protein MscL, translating to MKQMLKEFKEFISRGNVMDMAVGIIIGGAFTGIVNSFVNDIINPIIGIFGGMNFSDLKWNIVGDVTLNYGSFITAVINFLIMAAVLFAIIKFMNRFSAKLVVKKKDEEEHTEPTTKICPFCKTEIAIDATRCPHCTSNL from the coding sequence ATGAAGCAGATGTTGAAGGAATTTAAGGAATTTATCAGCCGTGGAAATGTAATGGATATGGCAGTAGGGATTATTATAGGTGGCGCATTTACAGGAATAGTTAATTCTTTTGTGAATGATATTATAAACCCTATAATTGGTATTTTTGGAGGAATGAACTTTAGCGATTTAAAATGGAACATAGTTGGAGATGTTACTCTAAACTATGGAAGCTTCATAACAGCGGTTATTAATTTCTTGATAATGGCTGCAGTGCTATTTGCTATAATTAAGTTTATGAATAGGTTTTCTGCTAAGTTAGTTGTTAAGAAGAAAGATGAGGAAGAACATACAGAACCAACTACAAAGATATGTCCGTTCTGTAAAACTGAAATAGCAATAGATGCGACAAGATGTCCACATTGCACATCGAATTTATAA
- the rpmF gene encoding 50S ribosomal protein L32 — translation MAVPKRKTSKSKRDMRRAANSKMVAPGFVECPQCHEPKLPHRVCPDCGYYKGKEIVEK, via the coding sequence ATGGCAGTACCAAAGAGAAAAACTTCTAAATCAAAAAGAGATATGAGAAGAGCAGCTAACTCAAAAATGGTTGCACCAGGTTTCGTAGAATGCCCACAGTGTCATGAACCAAAATTACCACACAGAGTTTGCCCTGATTGTGGATATTACAAAGGTAAAGAAATCGTAGAAAAATAA
- the fabF gene encoding beta-ketoacyl-ACP synthase II: MKKRVVITGLGCVTPVGTGKDDFWVNIKSGVSGIDKITRFDYTNYQTQIAGEVKDFTPEDYISKKELKKMDRFTQFAMVASKLAVADSELDLNNIDGNRMGTVIGTGIGGVETIEAQHKNLLEKGNRRVSPFFIPMMIGNMAAGQVAIEFGAKGPSTNICTACASGTNSVGDAFKIIQRGDADIMIAGGTEAAVAEFAVAGFCNMKAMSTNNDNPQKASRPFDKDRDGFVMGEGCGILILEELESAIKRNAKIYAEIVGYGMTSDAYHITTPAENGEGAARSMQMAINDAGIEPEKIDYINAHGTSTYYNDLYETMAIKSVFGENAKNVSISSTKSMTGHLLGASGAIEAIVCALAIKNNFVPPTINLENPGEGMDLDYTPNKGKERTINYALSNSLGFGGHNATIVLKKYE, from the coding sequence ATGAAAAAAAGAGTTGTTATAACTGGTTTAGGATGTGTAACTCCGGTTGGAACAGGGAAAGACGATTTCTGGGTAAATATAAAAAGTGGTGTATCAGGCATAGATAAGATAACTAGATTTGATTATACAAATTACCAGACACAGATAGCAGGTGAGGTAAAAGATTTTACACCAGAAGATTATATAAGTAAAAAAGAACTAAAAAAAATGGATAGATTTACTCAGTTTGCAATGGTAGCTTCTAAGCTAGCTGTTGCAGACTCTGAGTTAGATTTAAACAATATAGACGGAAACAGAATGGGTACTGTAATAGGTACAGGAATTGGTGGAGTTGAAACAATAGAAGCTCAGCACAAAAACCTTCTTGAAAAAGGAAATAGAAGAGTTAGCCCATTCTTCATACCTATGATGATAGGAAATATGGCTGCAGGACAGGTAGCTATAGAATTTGGTGCAAAAGGACCAAGTACTAATATATGTACAGCATGTGCATCCGGAACAAACTCTGTAGGAGATGCTTTTAAGATAATCCAAAGAGGAGATGCAGATATTATGATAGCTGGGGGAACAGAAGCTGCAGTAGCTGAGTTTGCTGTGGCTGGGTTCTGTAATATGAAGGCTATGTCTACCAACAATGACAACCCTCAGAAGGCATCAAGACCATTTGACAAAGACAGGGATGGATTTGTAATGGGAGAAGGATGTGGAATATTAATATTAGAAGAATTAGAAAGTGCTATAAAAAGAAACGCAAAAATATATGCTGAAATAGTAGGATATGGAATGACTTCTGATGCATATCATATAACTACTCCTGCTGAAAATGGAGAAGGTGCAGCTAGATCAATGCAGATGGCTATAAACGATGCAGGTATAGAGCCAGAAAAAATAGACTATATAAATGCACATGGTACTTCTACATATTACAATGATTTATATGAAACTATGGCGATTAAATCAGTATTTGGTGAAAATGCTAAAAATGTTTCTATATCTTCTACAAAATCTATGACAGGACATCTTCTTGGTGCATCTGGTGCAATAGAGGCTATAGTATGCGCACTTGCTATAAAGAACAACTTTGTGCCACCTACTATAAACTTAGAAAATCCTGGAGAGGGAATGGATTTAGATTACACTCCAAATAAAGGTAAAGAAAGAACTATAAATTACGCTCTAAGCAACTCGCTTGGATTTGGCGGACATAATGCTACTATAGTATTAAAAAAATACGAATAG
- the fabK gene encoding enoyl-[acyl-carrier-protein] reductase FabK, with amino-acid sequence MNRICEILNIKYPIIQGGMAWVADSNLAAAVSNAGGFGIIGTGSATADIVKKEIDNCRRLTDRPFGVNVMLMSPNADEVIDLIIEEKPAGITTGAGNPAKYMDRLKEAGIKVIPVVPTVALAQRMEKLGADAVIAEGTEAGGHIGELTTMVLVPQVAEALNIPVIAAGGVADGRGIAASFALGAEGVQIGTRFICSEECNIHQNYKDAVLKAKDRDAVVTGRPTGHPVRTLKNKLAKKFLKMEKEGASPEELEKLGAGALRLAVVEGDKDGGSFMAGQSAAMVREIKPCKEIVEEISKQALDIMPGIF; translated from the coding sequence ATGAATAGAATCTGTGAAATACTAAATATAAAATACCCTATAATCCAGGGTGGTATGGCTTGGGTAGCTGATTCAAATTTAGCTGCAGCTGTATCAAATGCTGGAGGATTTGGGATAATTGGAACTGGTAGTGCTACTGCCGATATAGTTAAAAAAGAAATTGATAATTGTAGAAGATTAACTGATAGACCATTTGGGGTAAATGTAATGTTAATGTCTCCAAATGCAGATGAGGTTATAGATTTAATAATAGAAGAAAAACCAGCAGGGATAACAACTGGTGCTGGAAACCCAGCTAAATATATGGATAGATTAAAAGAAGCTGGAATAAAAGTAATTCCTGTTGTTCCTACAGTAGCTTTAGCACAGAGAATGGAAAAACTAGGTGCTGATGCTGTAATAGCTGAAGGTACAGAAGCTGGAGGACATATAGGAGAACTGACAACTATGGTACTAGTTCCTCAGGTTGCAGAAGCTTTAAACATACCAGTTATAGCAGCTGGTGGTGTAGCAGATGGTAGAGGAATAGCTGCTTCATTTGCACTAGGTGCAGAAGGAGTTCAGATAGGTACTAGATTTATATGTTCTGAGGAATGTAACATACATCAGAATTATAAAGATGCGGTATTAAAGGCTAAAGATAGAGATGCAGTTGTAACAGGAAGACCAACAGGACATCCAGTTAGAACTCTAAAAAATAAATTAGCTAAAAAATTCTTAAAAATGGAAAAAGAAGGAGCATCTCCTGAAGAATTAGAAAAATTAGGAGCAGGTGCACTTAGATTAGCAGTTGTAGAAGGCGATAAAGATGGTGGATCTTTTATGGCAGGACAGAGTGCAGCTATGGTTAGAGAAATCAAACCATGTAAAGAAATAGTAGAAGAAATTTCAAAACAGGCTTTAGATATAATGCCGGGAATATTTTAG
- the fabD gene encoding ACP S-malonyltransferase, whose product MSKTALVFPGQGAQYTGMAKDLYESFEVAKEVIDRADSLMDFDLISMMNDEDKKSELSKTENTQPALLTHSMAIMEILSKYESFKYDACLGLSLGEYSALTAANAMDFKDAVSLVRKRGLIMSNEVADGEGAMCAVIGANRELIEECILKLESGTVEIANYNSPAQIVISGEKAAVEEAAVLLKENGAKRAIMLDVSGPFHSSLLKGAGEKLKLELDKVDMKEPSVDVVSNVDANIHKDPDEIKAILVKQVYSSVLWEDSISKLIDEGFDRFIEIGPGKTLRAFIKKIASKKKADVEIINIDTAADVNAFIESIGGETNGN is encoded by the coding sequence ATGAGTAAGACAGCCTTAGTATTTCCTGGACAGGGAGCTCAGTATACTGGAATGGCAAAAGACTTATACGAAAGTTTTGAAGTTGCAAAAGAAGTTATTGATAGAGCAGATTCTTTAATGGATTTTGATTTGATAAGTATGATGAACGATGAAGATAAAAAAAGTGAGCTTTCTAAAACAGAAAACACACAGCCAGCACTTCTAACACATAGTATGGCTATAATGGAAATATTATCTAAATATGAAAGCTTTAAATATGATGCTTGTTTAGGGTTATCCCTAGGTGAATACAGTGCTCTAACTGCTGCAAATGCAATGGATTTTAAAGATGCAGTATCTCTTGTTAGAAAAAGAGGACTTATAATGAGCAATGAAGTTGCAGATGGAGAAGGTGCAATGTGCGCTGTAATAGGAGCAAATAGAGAACTTATAGAAGAGTGTATTCTCAAATTAGAATCAGGTACAGTTGAGATTGCGAATTATAATTCGCCAGCACAGATAGTAATATCAGGTGAAAAAGCAGCTGTAGAAGAAGCAGCAGTTCTTTTAAAAGAAAATGGAGCTAAAAGAGCAATTATGCTAGACGTAAGTGGTCCATTCCATTCTTCACTTTTAAAGGGAGCTGGAGAAAAATTAAAACTAGAATTAGATAAAGTCGATATGAAAGAGCCAAGTGTTGATGTTGTATCTAATGTGGATGCAAATATACACAAAGATCCAGATGAAATAAAAGCTATACTTGTAAAACAGGTATATAGCTCAGTTCTTTGGGAAGATTCTATATCTAAATTAATCGATGAAGGTTTTGATAGATTTATAGAAATAGGACCAGGGAAAACACTTAGAGCTTTTATTAAAAAAATAGCATCTAAGAAAAAAGCTGATGTAGAAATAATAAATATAGATACAGCGGCTGATGTAAATGCATTTATCGAGTCAATTGGAGGTGAAACCAATGGCAACTAA
- the fabG gene encoding 3-oxoacyl-[acyl-carrier-protein] reductase, with translation MATNKLNLEGKSVLVTGGSRGIGRAIAIAFAENGADVAINYTSNEEAALEVSKEIEALGKTCKIIKCDVSDFENATKMVEDVVAEFGKIDILVNNAGITKDGLLMRMKEEDFDKVIDINLKGVFNVTKAATKFMMKKKYGRVINMSSVVGVVGNAGQANYCASKAGVIGFTKAVAKELASRNININAIAPGFIETDMTDVLSDDVKGKMLEQIPKKCIGNAENIADTALFLASDMSSYITGQVINVDGGMVM, from the coding sequence ATGGCAACTAATAAACTAAATCTTGAAGGAAAGTCGGTGCTCGTGACTGGTGGCTCAAGAGGTATAGGTAGAGCAATAGCGATTGCATTTGCTGAAAATGGAGCAGATGTTGCTATAAACTATACATCAAATGAAGAAGCTGCATTAGAAGTGAGCAAAGAAATAGAAGCATTAGGAAAAACTTGCAAAATAATCAAATGCGATGTTTCAGATTTTGAAAATGCTACAAAAATGGTTGAAGATGTAGTAGCTGAATTTGGAAAAATAGATATTCTTGTAAACAACGCCGGAATAACAAAAGACGGATTGCTTATGAGAATGAAGGAAGAAGACTTTGATAAAGTTATAGATATAAACTTAAAAGGCGTTTTTAATGTGACTAAAGCTGCTACTAAGTTTATGATGAAGAAAAAATATGGAAGAGTAATAAACATGTCTTCTGTAGTAGGTGTTGTAGGAAATGCTGGACAGGCAAACTACTGCGCATCTAAAGCAGGTGTAATAGGATTTACTAAAGCTGTAGCTAAAGAATTAGCTTCAAGAAACATAAATATAAATGCTATAGCACCAGGATTTATAGAAACAGATATGACAGATGTCTTATCAGATGATGTTAAAGGGAAAATGCTTGAGCAAATTCCTAAAAAATGTATAGGAAATGCTGAAAATATAGCAGATACTGCTCTATTCTTAGCAAGTGATATGTCTAGTTATATAACAGGTCAGGTTATTAACGTAGACGGTGGAATGGTTATGTAA
- the plsX gene encoding phosphate acyltransferase PlsX, which translates to MRIALDGMGGDNAPVSNVKGAVDAINEYKNVELIVTGDKEILEKEFAKYEFDKNRLEIIHTTEVVENEDKPVKAIRSKKDSSMVVALRMVKEGKAEAVVSAGNTGALLAGGLFVVGRIKGIDRPCLCPAIPNVKKGMTIIADGGANADCKPRNLVEFAAMSDIYSKKVLGIEKPRVAVANVGAEEGKGNDLVKKAYEELKGLDLNFIGNVEARDVINDKTDIIVCDGFTGNILLKSAEGIALSLMGLIKETLMSSTKGKLGALLIKDDLRKLKAYMDYSEYGGAPLLGVKGGVIKAHGSSDAKAIKNAVRQAIKFAEGNVVEDIKEFINEYSKKEEEASGDEE; encoded by the coding sequence ATGAGAATAGCTTTAGATGGAATGGGTGGAGATAATGCTCCAGTATCAAATGTAAAAGGAGCAGTTGATGCCATAAATGAATACAAAAATGTAGAGTTAATTGTTACAGGAGATAAGGAAATTCTTGAAAAAGAATTTGCAAAATACGAATTTGATAAAAATAGACTTGAAATAATACACACAACAGAAGTAGTTGAAAATGAAGACAAACCTGTAAAGGCGATAAGAAGCAAGAAAGATTCTTCTATGGTAGTAGCTTTAAGAATGGTCAAAGAAGGAAAAGCAGAGGCTGTTGTTTCAGCTGGAAATACTGGTGCACTTCTTGCAGGAGGACTTTTCGTTGTTGGAAGAATAAAAGGTATAGATAGACCTTGCCTTTGTCCAGCAATACCTAATGTTAAAAAAGGAATGACAATAATAGCTGACGGTGGTGCAAATGCAGACTGTAAGCCAAGAAACTTAGTTGAATTTGCTGCAATGTCAGATATATATTCTAAAAAAGTTTTAGGTATAGAAAAACCTAGAGTAGCAGTTGCTAATGTCGGTGCAGAAGAAGGTAAAGGTAACGACCTAGTTAAGAAAGCATATGAAGAATTAAAAGGGCTTGATTTAAACTTTATAGGAAACGTAGAAGCCAGAGATGTTATAAATGATAAAACAGATATTATAGTTTGTGATGGATTTACTGGAAATATACTTCTAAAATCCGCTGAGGGTATAGCCCTTTCGCTTATGGGATTAATAAAAGAAACTCTTATGTCTAGTACAAAAGGAAAGCTTGGAGCTCTTTTAATTAAGGATGATCTTAGAAAATTAAAAGCATATATGGATTACTCAGAATACGGAGGAGCACCTCTACTAGGAGTTAAAGGTGGAGTTATAAAAGCTCATGGAAGCTCTGATGCCAAAGCAATAAAAAATGCTGTTAGACAGGCTATTAAATTTGCTGAAGGAAATGTTGTTGAGGATATAAAAGAATTCATAAATGAGTATTCTAAGAAGGAAGAAGAAGCCAGCGGTGATGAAGAATAA
- the acpP gene encoding acyl carrier protein gives MEEFKMFDKVVEIIVDQLGVENEGITMETSLMNDLEADSLDAVEIIMSLEDEFDMEIPDTAAEEFKSIGDIVKYIEANK, from the coding sequence ATGGAGGAATTTAAAATGTTTGATAAAGTAGTAGAAATAATAGTAGATCAGTTAGGTGTTGAAAACGAAGGAATAACAATGGAAACTTCTTTAATGAATGACTTAGAAGCAGATTCATTAGACGCTGTAGAAATAATAATGTCTTTAGAAGATGAATTCGATATGGAAATACCAGATACAGCAGCTGAAGAATTCAAATCAATAGGCGATATAGTTAAATATATAGAAGCTAATAAATAA
- the fapR gene encoding transcription factor FapR has translation MKKRSKVQRQKELVDMLKTDPFYTDEELAEVFSVSVQTIRLDRMSLNIPELRERVKNIAESQSTKVRTLGMKEITGEIIDISVGELGISMLEVNEDMIYSKTGTLKDAYIFSLAESLAMAIIDTPKVIMRVANIKCIKFVEKGDRLIAKAEIYRNVDKKHYVKVVINNKKQEQIFRGKFIFEEME, from the coding sequence ATGAAAAAGAGAAGTAAAGTTCAAAGACAGAAGGAACTTGTTGATATGTTAAAGACAGATCCGTTCTACACAGATGAAGAACTTGCTGAAGTATTCAGTGTCAGTGTACAGACTATCAGGCTAGACCGTATGAGTCTGAATATTCCAGAACTCAGAGAAAGAGTTAAAAACATAGCTGAATCACAGAGCACAAAGGTAAGAACCCTAGGCATGAAAGAAATAACTGGAGAGATAATAGATATATCTGTAGGAGAGCTTGGGATTTCTATGCTAGAAGTGAATGAGGATATGATTTACTCTAAGACTGGAACTTTAAAAGATGCGTATATATTCTCGCTTGCGGAATCGCTAGCGATGGCGATAATAGATACGCCTAAAGTAATAATGAGAGTTGCAAATATAAAATGCATAAAATTTGTTGAAAAAGGTGATAGGCTAATAGCAAAGGCTGAAATTTATAGAAATGTCGACAAAAAGCACTATGTTAAAGTCGTAATCAACAATAAGAAACAGGAACAAATTTTTAGAGGTAAATTTATATTTGAAGAAATGGAATAG
- a CDS encoding YceD family protein: MIINVDKLRGKEIDKINLNFCEEIDTISYCDEKYKLASPIEVTGKITRNGKELYINSDVKMTVVDRCSRCLEEVEIPLDFNIQGFIVQENNYTEDEYEEFDAFIVEDYENVDLLEIIAQNLEFNMPHKVLCGEDCKGLCPGCGANLNKEDCRCSEKINDEDNIDPRFAKLKELLKNE, translated from the coding sequence ATGATAATTAATGTCGACAAACTACGCGGAAAAGAAATTGATAAAATTAACTTGAATTTTTGCGAAGAAATTGATACTATTAGTTACTGTGATGAAAAATATAAATTAGCTTCACCTATTGAGGTTACGGGCAAAATAACTCGTAACGGTAAAGAGCTGTATATAAATTCAGATGTCAAGATGACAGTTGTGGACAGATGTTCTAGATGTCTTGAAGAAGTTGAAATTCCTTTAGATTTCAATATACAGGGCTTTATAGTGCAGGAGAACAATTATACTGAGGATGAATATGAAGAATTCGATGCATTTATTGTAGAAGACTATGAAAATGTAGACCTTTTAGAAATAATAGCTCAGAATTTAGAATTTAATATGCCTCATAAAGTTCTTTGTGGTGAAGATTGTAAGGGTCTTTGCCCAGGATGTGGAGCAAACCTTAATAAAGAGGATTGCAGATGCAGCGAAAAGATAAATGACGAGGATAATATTGATCCACGTTTTGCTAAATTAAAAGAATTACTGAAAAATGAATAA
- a CDS encoding beta-ketoacyl-ACP synthase III codes for MDIKAGIVGVGSYVPENIVTNFDLEKIMDTSDEWIRTRTGISERRKVAEGEATSDTASKAALKALECAKLEPKDVDMIILATITPDSPLPATACIVQENIGAVNAAAFDLAAACSGFLYAMNIAKRFVESGAYKNVLIIGAETLSSVINYDDRSTAVLFGDGAGAAVISAVENGGILSITNGADGSGKDYLKIPAGGSRIKAGEESVRNKLHTVQMAGNDVFKFAVRKMADESVKAVEAANLTLEDIDFLIPHQANIRIIDSSAKRLKLEKDKVYVNLTRYGNMSSASVPVAMDEAFREGKLKKGDKVVLVGFGGGLTWGASVVEWSI; via the coding sequence ATGGATATAAAAGCAGGTATTGTAGGAGTTGGAAGCTATGTTCCAGAGAATATAGTAACCAACTTCGATTTAGAAAAGATAATGGACACGTCAGATGAGTGGATAAGGACGAGAACAGGAATTTCTGAGAGAAGAAAGGTTGCAGAAGGAGAGGCAACGTCAGATACTGCATCAAAAGCTGCATTAAAAGCATTAGAATGTGCAAAACTTGAGCCAAAAGATGTAGATATGATAATCCTTGCAACTATTACTCCAGACAGCCCTCTTCCAGCTACTGCTTGTATTGTTCAGGAAAATATCGGAGCAGTAAATGCTGCGGCATTTGATTTAGCAGCTGCTTGTTCTGGTTTTTTATATGCTATGAATATTGCGAAACGGTTTGTAGAATCAGGAGCATATAAAAACGTACTGATAATAGGAGCAGAAACTTTATCTAGTGTTATAAATTACGACGATAGATCTACAGCGGTTCTATTTGGAGATGGAGCAGGTGCTGCTGTTATCTCAGCTGTAGAAAATGGTGGTATCCTATCTATTACTAATGGTGCGGATGGTTCTGGTAAAGATTATCTTAAAATACCTGCTGGAGGATCCAGAATAAAAGCAGGTGAAGAGAGTGTTAGAAACAAGCTTCATACAGTTCAGATGGCAGGAAATGATGTGTTCAAATTTGCTGTTAGAAAAATGGCTGATGAATCAGTTAAGGCTGTAGAAGCTGCAAATCTAACTCTTGAAGATATAGATTTTCTTATACCACATCAGGCTAACATAAGAATAATAGATTCGTCGGCAAAAAGATTAAAGTTAGAAAAAGATAAGGTATATGTAAATTTAACAAGATACGGAAATATGTCGTCGGCATCTGTTCCAGTGGCAATGGATGAAGCTTTTAGAGAAGGAAAGCTAAAAAAAGGCGATAAGGTAGTACTTGTTGGATTTGGTGGAGGTCTTACTTGGGGCGCTTCTGTTGTAGAGTGGAGTATATAG